The Musa acuminata AAA Group cultivar baxijiao chromosome BXJ2-2, Cavendish_Baxijiao_AAA, whole genome shotgun sequence genome has a segment encoding these proteins:
- the LOC135604822 gene encoding cyclic dof factor 4-like, whose translation MAEDEEAPSFKLFGTVILKGDGLGKEEEAAQPATEPAGVVEAVEPEEALPCPRCKSKKTKFCYFNNYNVNQPRHFCKACHRYWTAGGALRNVPVGAGRRRGCPTNRRSTWTGRRQGGGS comes from the coding sequence ATGGCAGAAgacgaggaagcaccaagcttcaaACTTTTCGGGACGGTGATCCTAAAGGGGGACGGACTAggcaaggaggaggaggcggcgcagCCGGCGACGGAGCCGGCCGGGGTGGTGGAGGCGGTGGAGCCGGAGGAGGCGCTGCCATGCCCCAGGTGCAAGAGCAAGAAGACCAAGTTTTGCTACTTCAACAACTACAACGTCAACCAGCCGCGGCACTTCTGCAAGGCCTGCCATCGCTACTGGACCGCCGGGGGCGCCCTCCGGAACGTCCCCGTCGGAGCCGGCCGCCGTAGGGGATGCCCCACTAACCGGCGGAGCACCTGGACCGGGCGACGGCAGGGCGGCGGCTCTTGA